A genomic segment from Halogeometricum sp. S3BR5-2 encodes:
- a CDS encoding cupin domain-containing protein, protein MPRINESDLEWSETTHGGTAFERKKLGSAAGAERLGASLYELPPGAASWPYHFHAGNEEAAYVLSGEGTLRTPDGEEAVEAGDFLLFPADPSGAHRLRNDGDEPLRYLAVSTMRDPDVTVYPDSEKVGVFAGAPPGGDGERVVSGYFRRDDAVDYWEGES, encoded by the coding sequence ATGCCGCGGATCAACGAATCCGACCTCGAGTGGTCGGAGACGACGCACGGCGGGACGGCATTCGAGCGGAAGAAACTCGGGTCGGCGGCGGGCGCCGAACGCCTCGGCGCGAGCCTGTACGAACTGCCGCCGGGGGCCGCCTCGTGGCCGTACCACTTCCACGCCGGCAACGAGGAGGCGGCGTACGTGCTCTCCGGAGAGGGAACGCTCAGAACGCCCGACGGCGAAGAGGCGGTCGAGGCGGGCGACTTCCTCCTCTTTCCGGCGGACCCCTCGGGCGCGCACCGACTCCGCAACGACGGCGACGAACCGCTCCGCTACCTCGCCGTCTCCACGATGCGGGACCCGGACGTGACCGTCTACCCGGACTCCGAGAAGGTCGGCGTGTTCGCCGGGGCGCCGCCGGGCGGCGACGGAGAGCGCGTCGTCTCGGGGTATTTCAGGCGAGACGACGCGGTGGACTACTGGGAGGGCGAGTCGTAG
- a CDS encoding VOC family protein, protein MRLIHTAITVSDLDAMLEFYGELGLSKTGEFTLNGVENVYVGGGDGLEIQFKHDPDSEESVDPAGIDHLAVEVDDADEAFEELRAATDCPVVREPFDVDPAGARAAFVEDPDGYVVELVEYLE, encoded by the coding sequence ATGCGCCTGATACACACGGCCATAACGGTCTCGGACCTCGACGCGATGCTGGAGTTCTACGGCGAACTCGGCCTCTCGAAGACGGGGGAGTTCACGCTGAACGGCGTCGAGAACGTCTACGTCGGCGGCGGCGACGGACTGGAGATACAGTTCAAACACGACCCCGACTCGGAGGAGTCGGTCGACCCCGCGGGCATCGACCACCTCGCCGTCGAAGTCGACGACGCCGACGAGGCGTTCGAGGAACTCCGCGCGGCCACCGACTGTCCGGTCGTCCGCGAACCGTTCGACGTCGACCCCGCCGGCGCCCGCGCGGCGTTCGTCGAGGACCCCGACGGATACGTCGTCGAACTGGTCGAGTACCTGGAGTAA
- a CDS encoding alpha/beta fold hydrolase — protein MPVASNGGVACYYERDGDGDPVVFVGDAGYGAWQWGWQHAAVAGPFESLVTDVRGAGRSDAPPGPYSIPDLVSDLTTVLSDAGLHSAAVVGAGLGGMVGLEAARTTSRVERLVCLGTAPSGSGVDLESLYAPPTDRDALRRTTKAALSTEFVDDHPEAVRDITEWRAAEDADPAAWEAQAAAVRGYSLDAPYEVTAPTLVVHGADDAAWPVEDARTLAADLPRGEFVGVDDAGHLAHVERSKRVNDELAGFLEE, from the coding sequence ATGCCAGTGGCTTCGAACGGCGGCGTCGCCTGCTACTACGAACGCGACGGCGACGGCGACCCGGTCGTCTTCGTCGGCGACGCCGGGTACGGCGCGTGGCAGTGGGGGTGGCAGCACGCGGCCGTCGCGGGGCCGTTCGAGAGCCTCGTCACCGACGTGCGCGGCGCGGGTCGCTCCGACGCTCCGCCGGGCCCTTACTCTATCCCCGACCTCGTCTCGGACCTCACGACCGTCCTCTCGGACGCCGGCCTCCACTCGGCGGCCGTCGTCGGCGCGGGCCTCGGCGGGATGGTGGGCCTCGAAGCGGCCCGGACCACCTCGCGCGTCGAGCGCCTCGTCTGCCTCGGGACCGCCCCCTCGGGGTCGGGCGTCGACCTCGAATCGCTGTACGCCCCGCCGACGGACCGCGACGCCCTGCGGCGGACGACGAAGGCGGCGCTTTCGACCGAGTTCGTCGACGACCACCCCGAGGCGGTGCGGGACATCACCGAGTGGCGCGCCGCCGAGGACGCCGACCCGGCGGCGTGGGAGGCGCAGGCCGCCGCCGTCCGCGGGTACTCGCTCGACGCGCCGTACGAGGTGACGGCGCCGACGCTGGTCGTCCACGGCGCCGACGACGCGGCGTGGCCCGTCGAAGACGCCCGAACGCTCGCGGCGGACCTGCCCCGCGGGGAGTTCGTCGGCGTCGACGATGCGGGACACCTCGCGCACGTCGAACGTTCGAAGCGCGTGAACGACGAACTGGCTGGATTTCTCGAAGAATAA
- a CDS encoding 4Fe-4S dicluster domain-containing protein, with amino-acid sequence MILLQSEPTRETFWTISPVGEAVFYALAAMAVVVFLYGVYERFARYAEGETDAFDRLDDLSGRVRRASRIVLSNEKQFDRDLYGGIMHAFILWGFLTLLIGTTILAIDIDFYRRITGESFFVGDFYLSYSFVMDALGFLFVVGVGMALYRRYAVREERLWGRHTGREDDVFVWTLFVLGVGGYLLEALRIVGTEFPEWETVSFVGYFIALGFDAAGMSAGLAETLYWPAWWSHAVIALGFVAFVPAAKPFHMISSFANVVTADEKAGKRLPGVPADESPDEIGYTSIEDLSWKQLLDTDACTKCGRCSAVCPAKASGRPLDPRDVILDLKRYREELDAGRTEEVDIIADGGTSVVDAETMESCMACMACMDSCPVDIEHLSHFTEMNRRLTETGQMQEPVQEAMMNVFQNGNAFGDPARKRPDWTDELEFEVPDAREEDVEFLWYVGDYPSYDERNRRVARSLARLFELAGVSYGILYEDEQNDGNDVRRVGEEGLYEMLVEDNSEAIHDCEFDKIVCTDPHSYNTFLNEYPEMDPEFDYPVYHYTQVVETLVREGRVGLDGSEIGYTVTYHDPCHLGRFNDEYEAPRELVRATGARLAEMPRNRSDSFCCGGGGGGLWMEHEEETKPSEERLREALEDTAAGGEVEKFVVACPMCATMYEDGRKTGDYEDDIEIIDVAELLVEALESKRGAGGSGAGAVTDGTGVGTAD; translated from the coding sequence ATGATACTCTTGCAGTCGGAACCGACTCGGGAGACGTTCTGGACCATCTCGCCGGTGGGGGAGGCGGTGTTCTACGCCCTCGCCGCGATGGCCGTGGTCGTCTTCCTGTACGGAGTCTACGAGCGGTTCGCCCGCTACGCCGAGGGCGAGACCGACGCCTTCGACCGACTCGACGACCTCTCGGGGCGCGTCCGTCGCGCCTCGCGAATCGTCCTCTCGAACGAGAAGCAGTTCGACCGCGACCTGTACGGGGGAATCATGCACGCGTTCATCCTCTGGGGCTTTCTGACGCTGCTCATCGGGACGACCATCCTCGCCATCGACATCGACTTCTACCGCCGCATCACGGGCGAGTCGTTCTTCGTCGGCGACTTCTACCTCTCGTACTCGTTCGTGATGGACGCCCTCGGCTTCCTGTTCGTCGTCGGCGTCGGCATGGCCCTCTACCGCCGCTACGCCGTCCGCGAGGAGCGTCTGTGGGGCCGACACACCGGCCGCGAGGACGACGTGTTCGTCTGGACGCTGTTCGTCCTCGGCGTCGGCGGCTACCTCCTCGAAGCGCTCCGTATCGTCGGCACCGAGTTCCCCGAGTGGGAGACGGTGTCGTTCGTCGGCTACTTCATCGCCCTCGGATTCGACGCCGCCGGGATGTCCGCCGGCCTCGCCGAGACGCTGTACTGGCCCGCGTGGTGGTCCCACGCCGTCATCGCCCTCGGGTTCGTCGCGTTCGTCCCCGCCGCGAAGCCGTTCCACATGATATCCTCGTTCGCCAACGTCGTCACCGCCGACGAGAAGGCGGGCAAGCGACTGCCGGGCGTCCCCGCCGACGAGAGCCCCGACGAGATAGGCTACACCTCCATCGAGGACCTCTCGTGGAAGCAACTGCTCGACACCGACGCCTGCACGAAGTGCGGCCGGTGTTCGGCGGTCTGCCCCGCGAAGGCGTCGGGGAGACCCCTCGACCCGCGGGACGTCATCCTCGACCTGAAACGCTACCGCGAGGAGTTGGACGCGGGGCGGACGGAGGAAGTCGACATAATCGCCGACGGCGGCACCTCCGTCGTCGACGCGGAGACGATGGAATCCTGCATGGCCTGCATGGCCTGCATGGACTCCTGTCCGGTCGACATCGAACATCTGAGCCACTTCACCGAGATGAACCGCCGCCTCACCGAGACGGGCCAGATGCAGGAACCCGTCCAGGAGGCGATGATGAACGTCTTCCAGAACGGCAACGCCTTCGGCGACCCGGCGCGGAAGCGCCCCGACTGGACCGACGAGTTGGAGTTCGAGGTGCCCGACGCCCGCGAGGAGGACGTGGAGTTCCTCTGGTACGTCGGCGACTACCCGTCCTACGACGAGCGAAACCGCCGCGTGGCGCGCTCTCTCGCCCGCCTCTTCGAACTCGCGGGCGTCTCCTACGGCATCCTCTACGAGGACGAACAGAACGACGGCAACGACGTGCGCCGCGTCGGCGAGGAGGGACTCTACGAGATGCTCGTCGAGGACAACAGCGAGGCCATCCACGACTGCGAGTTCGACAAAATCGTCTGTACGGACCCCCACTCGTACAACACGTTCCTGAACGAGTACCCCGAGATGGACCCCGAGTTCGACTACCCTGTCTACCACTACACGCAGGTGGTCGAGACGCTCGTCCGCGAGGGGCGCGTCGGCCTCGACGGGTCCGAGATAGGCTACACCGTCACCTACCACGACCCCTGTCACCTCGGGCGGTTCAACGACGAGTACGAGGCACCGCGGGAACTCGTGCGCGCGACGGGCGCGAGGCTGGCGGAGATGCCGCGCAACCGCTCCGATTCGTTCTGCTGCGGTGGAGGCGGCGGCGGCCTCTGGATGGAACACGAGGAGGAGACGAAACCGAGCGAAGAGCGGTTGCGCGAGGCCCTCGAAGACACCGCGGCCGGAGGCGAAGTAGAGAAGTTCGTCGTCGCCTGTCCGATGTGCGCGACGATGTACGAGGACGGACGGAAGACCGGCGACTACGAGGACGACATCGAGATAATCGACGTGGCCGAGTTGCTGGTGGAGGCGCTGGAGTCGAAGCGGGGGGCCGGCGGGTCCGGTGCCGGCGCCGTCACAGACGGAACCGGCGTCGGGACGGCGGACTGA
- a CDS encoding DUF7504 family protein — protein sequence MELTERVTRETRDAAGLLVLRPASESDSDATCRRLLAGGSRPVNLFGVCFSRPPARWYDDWVAALDGPPANAAVVTTPDQATDELPDGVAVETVPTPADLTSIGMRATRYTGSWADDSNAEIIVSVDSLDALLRHVSLKALYRFLHVLVGRLDTLGFDERGAESADGPRLGARGLFFLDPSTQEETTVTTLESLFHGVLSYEGDGGWRLRTQ from the coding sequence ATGGAACTCACCGAACGGGTGACCCGCGAGACGCGGGACGCCGCCGGCCTCCTCGTCCTCAGACCCGCGTCCGAGTCCGACTCGGACGCGACGTGCAGGCGCCTCCTCGCCGGCGGGTCGCGCCCCGTCAACCTCTTCGGCGTCTGCTTCTCGCGGCCGCCCGCGCGGTGGTACGACGACTGGGTGGCGGCCCTCGACGGTCCGCCCGCGAACGCCGCCGTCGTGACGACGCCGGATCAAGCGACGGACGAACTGCCCGACGGCGTCGCCGTCGAGACGGTGCCGACGCCGGCCGACCTGACGAGCATCGGCATGCGGGCGACGCGCTACACGGGTTCGTGGGCCGACGACTCGAACGCGGAGATAATCGTCTCGGTGGACTCGCTCGACGCGTTGCTTCGGCACGTGTCGCTGAAGGCGCTCTACCGGTTCCTGCACGTCCTCGTCGGCCGCCTCGACACTCTCGGGTTCGACGAACGGGGCGCCGAGAGCGCCGACGGACCGCGACTCGGCGCTCGAGGTCTGTTCTTCCTCGACCCGTCGACCCAGGAGGAGACGACGGTGACGACGCTGGAGAGCCTCTTTCACGGCGTGTTGTCGTACGAGGGCGACGGCGGGTGGCGACTGCGGACGCAGTAG
- a CDS encoding type 1 glutamine amidotransferase codes for MSQGTERLRFALLDASHGDSNTRRNFRRELDADLVEFDVTSGQLPSHFDFDGVVVTGSRASVYWDEAWIPPLVTYVGDAAERDVPVLGVCYGHQILATALGGTVEGMGEYEIGYREVRKTTDSELFEGIGDRFTVFTTHSDAVTELPAGADLLAENEYGVHAFRKRHAWGVQFHPEYDPDTARDVTMGKDLPDERIRSVLDGIDEENYGAACEAKRLFENFVSYARRVRAGAAPDIGTDAETAS; via the coding sequence ATGAGTCAGGGCACCGAGCGACTCCGTTTCGCTCTTCTCGACGCGTCGCACGGGGACAGTAACACCCGGCGGAACTTCCGCCGCGAACTCGACGCCGACCTCGTCGAATTCGACGTCACGAGCGGGCAACTCCCCTCGCACTTCGACTTCGACGGCGTCGTCGTCACGGGGTCGCGCGCGTCCGTCTACTGGGACGAGGCGTGGATTCCGCCCCTCGTGACGTACGTGGGCGACGCCGCCGAACGCGACGTGCCGGTTCTCGGCGTCTGCTACGGACACCAGATTCTCGCGACGGCGCTCGGGGGCACCGTCGAGGGGATGGGCGAGTACGAAATCGGCTACCGAGAGGTACGGAAGACGACCGACAGCGAACTGTTCGAGGGAATCGGCGACCGGTTCACCGTCTTCACGACGCACTCGGACGCGGTGACCGAACTCCCGGCGGGCGCGGACCTCCTCGCGGAGAACGAGTACGGCGTCCACGCCTTCCGGAAGCGGCACGCGTGGGGCGTGCAGTTCCACCCCGAGTACGACCCCGACACCGCCCGGGACGTGACGATGGGGAAGGACCTCCCCGACGAGCGGATTCGGTCGGTTCTGGACGGTATCGACGAGGAGAACTACGGCGCCGCCTGCGAGGCCAAGCGCCTGTTCGAGAACTTCGTCTCCTACGCGCGGCGGGTGCGCGCGGGCGCCGCGCCCGACATCGGCACCGACGCCGAGACGGCGTCCTGA
- a CDS encoding acyl-CoA dehydrogenase family protein gives MLDYLGLEADLTTEERMIRDEARRFVDEEVKPDIGDHFEAGTFPTDLIPKMGELGFYAPTIDGYGLPGVGDRAYGVLMQELEAGDSGLRSMASVQGALVMYPIHEFGSEEQKERWLPDLGTGEAVGCFGLTEPEHGSNPSGMQTRAEKDGDEYVLNGSKTWITNSPIADVAVVWARDTSAEESPVRGFLVETDRDGVTTNEIHDKLSMRASVTGDIGLDDVCVPESDVLPGVEGMKGPLSCLTQARYGISWGVVGAARDAFETALSYAKDRDQFGGPIARFQIQQDKLAEMATKITNGQLMAYRLAELKERGELRNQQVSMAKRHNVRMARQVSRTAREMLGGNGITTDYSPMRHLANMETVYTYEGTHDIHTLVLGADLTGIAAFE, from the coding sequence ATGCTCGATTATCTGGGTTTGGAGGCGGACCTGACGACCGAAGAGCGGATGATCCGCGACGAGGCGCGGCGCTTCGTCGACGAGGAGGTCAAACCCGACATCGGCGACCACTTCGAGGCGGGGACGTTCCCGACGGACCTCATCCCGAAAATGGGCGAACTCGGCTTCTACGCGCCGACAATCGACGGCTACGGTCTGCCGGGCGTCGGCGACAGGGCGTACGGCGTCCTGATGCAGGAGTTGGAGGCGGGCGACTCCGGCCTCCGGTCGATGGCGAGCGTGCAGGGTGCGCTCGTCATGTACCCTATTCACGAGTTCGGCTCCGAGGAGCAGAAGGAGCGGTGGCTCCCGGACCTCGGTACCGGCGAGGCGGTGGGCTGTTTCGGTCTCACCGAACCCGAGCACGGGTCGAACCCCTCGGGGATGCAGACGCGGGCGGAGAAAGACGGCGACGAGTACGTGCTCAACGGCTCGAAGACGTGGATAACCAACTCACCCATCGCGGACGTGGCCGTCGTCTGGGCGCGGGACACCTCGGCGGAGGAGTCGCCCGTCCGCGGGTTCCTCGTGGAGACGGACCGCGACGGGGTGACGACCAACGAGATACACGACAAACTCTCCATGCGCGCGTCGGTCACGGGCGACATCGGCCTCGACGACGTCTGCGTCCCCGAGTCGGACGTGCTACCGGGCGTCGAGGGGATGAAGGGGCCGCTGTCGTGTCTCACGCAGGCCCGCTACGGCATCTCGTGGGGCGTCGTCGGCGCGGCGCGGGACGCCTTCGAGACGGCGCTGTCGTACGCGAAGGACCGCGACCAGTTCGGCGGCCCCATCGCCCGGTTCCAGATTCAGCAGGACAAACTCGCGGAGATGGCGACGAAGATAACGAACGGACAGCTGATGGCCTACCGCCTCGCCGAGTTGAAAGAGCGCGGCGAACTCCGGAACCAACAGGTGTCGATGGCCAAGCGGCACAACGTCCGAATGGCCCGGCAGGTGTCGCGGACGGCCCGCGAGATGCTCGGCGGCAACGGAATCACGACCGACTACTCCCCGATGCGACACCTCGCTAACATGGAGACGGTGTACACCTACGAGGGCACCCACGACATCCACACGCTCGTGCTGGGGGCGGACCTCACCGGAATCGCGGCCTTCGAGTGA
- a CDS encoding ferritin-like domain-containing protein has product MSETKQATDNDEAIELLKKAYLDELETVMNYLTNSIVLDGVRAEEIKGSLQEDIQEELGHAEQIGQRLKQLDEVPPGSADFEAAQTNLQPPEDSTSVISVIEGVIEAENDAIDTYRALIDAAEEANDPVTEDLAVTLLADEEAHRTEFRGFRKEYKSD; this is encoded by the coding sequence ATGTCAGAAACCAAGCAAGCGACGGACAACGACGAGGCCATCGAACTGCTGAAGAAGGCGTACCTCGACGAACTGGAGACGGTGATGAACTACCTGACGAACTCCATCGTCCTCGACGGCGTCCGCGCCGAGGAGATAAAGGGGTCGCTGCAGGAGGACATCCAGGAGGAACTCGGCCACGCAGAACAGATCGGTCAGCGCCTCAAGCAACTCGACGAGGTGCCGCCGGGGTCGGCCGACTTCGAGGCCGCGCAGACGAACCTCCAACCGCCCGAGGACAGCACCAGCGTCATCTCCGTCATCGAAGGCGTCATCGAGGCCGAGAACGACGCCATTGACACGTACCGCGCGCTCATCGATGCCGCGGAGGAGGCCAACGACCCGGTGACGGAGGACCTCGCGGTCACCCTCCTCGCCGACGAGGAGGCCCACCGGACGGAGTTCCGCGGCTTCCGCAAAGAGTACAAGAGCGACTGA